GAGCTGCGCCGGCTGCGCCGCAACATGCAGATGGTCATGCAGGACCCGTACACCTCGCTGAACCCGCGGATGACTGTCGGCGACATCATCGGCGAGCCGTTCGAGATCCACCCGGACGCCGCGCCGAAGGGCAGCAAGGCCAGGCGGGTCCAGGAGCTGCTGGACGTCGTCGGGCTCAATCCGGAGCACATCAACAGGTACCCGCACCAGTTCTCCGGCGGTCAGCGTCAGCGCATCGGCATCGCCCGCGCGCTCGCGCTGCGGCCCGAGGTGATCGTCTGCGACGAGCCCGTCTCGGCGCTTGACGTCTCCATCCAGGCCCAGGTGATCAACCTGCTGGAGCAGCTCCAGGACGAGTTCGGGCTGTCGTACATCTTCATCGCCCACGACCTGTCGGTGGTCCGGCACATCGCCGACCGGGTGGCGGTCATGTACCTCGGTCGGATCGTCGAGATCGGCACCGAGGACGAGATCTACGAGCGCGCCACCCACCCGTACACCCAGGCACTGCTCTCGGCCGTGCCGGTGCCGGACCCGGAGGTACGCGACCAGCGGAACATGATCCGGCTGGTCGGCGACGTGCCGAGCCCGGCCGACCCGCCGAGCGGCTGCCACTTCCGGACCCGCTGCTGGAAGGCCCAGGACATCTGCGCCAAGGAGGACCCCCAAACGGTCCCCAGAGCAGCAGACCCCCACCCGTCCGCCTGCCACTTCGCCGAACTCCGCCCGCCAACCCCAGCCTGATCGCACCCCGCCCAGCCCCGCTGATCATGAAGTTATTGCCCCGCACATCGGCGTGTCGGGGCAATAACTTCATGATCGACGGGGTCTTTGGTCAGTGGAAGAAGTGGCGGGTTCCCGTTAGGTACATCGTCACGTTTGCCTTTCGGGCCGCTTCGATCACCTCTTCGTCGCGGATCGAGCCGCCGGGCTGCACGATGGCGCGGACACCGGCGTCGATGAGGATCTGCGGGCCGTCGGCGAACGGGAAGAACGCGTCCGACGCCGCGACCGACCCCCGGGCGCGGTCGGCACCTGCGCGGGTGACCGCGAGCTGCGCCGAGTCGACCCGGTTGACCTGACCCATGCCGACCCCGACGGTGGCGGCGTCCTTGGCGAGCAGGATCGCGTTGCTCTTCACCGCGCGGACAGCACGCCAGGCGAACGCCAGGTCGCGCAGCAACTCCTCGTCGGCGGCCTCGCCTGTCGCCAACTGCCAGTTGGCCGGGTCGTCGCCGGGGGCGTCCACCCGGTCGGCGACCTGGGCCAGCACCCCACCGGTCACCGACCGCAACTCCACGAGCGCCGGCGTCCAGGCCGGCGCCCGCAGCAGCCGGATGTTCTTCTTGCCCTGCAACACCTCGACGGCGCCCTCGTCGAAGCCGGGGGCGACCACCACCTCGGTGAAGATCTCGGCGACCTGCCGGGCCAGCTCGACCGAGACCGACCGGTTGACAGCGATGACGCCGCCGAACGCCGACACCGGGTCGCAGGCGTGCGCCCTGCGGTGCGCCTCGGCGACGTCCGCGCCCACCGCGATGCCGCACGGGTTGGCGTGCTTGATGATCGCCACCGCCGGCTGGTCGGTGAAGTCGTTGGCGGCCCGCCAGGCGGCGTCGGCGTCGACGTAGTTGTTGTACGACATCTCCTTGCCGTGCAACTGCTCGGCCTGGGCCAGCCCCGCCGGGGCGTCCGGGTCGGTGTAGAGCGCTGCGGGCTGGTGCGGGTTCTCCCCGTAGCGCAGCGCTGTCGACTTGCGCAGCGCCAGACCCGCGAACTGCGGCCAGGAGTCGTCGGCGGGCGCCAACTCCCTGGCACACCACTGGGCCACCGCGACGTCGTACTCGGCGATGTCGGCGAACGCGCGGGCGGCCAGCGCGCGACGCTGGGCCAGCGTGAAACCACCCTCGTCGAGCGCACCGAGCAGCGCCGGATAGCCGGCCGGGTCGGTGAGGACCGCCACCGAGGCGTGGTTCTTGGCGGCGGCCCGCACCATGGCCGGGCCACCGATGTCGATCTGCTCCACGCACTCCTCGACGCCGGCCCCGGAGGCGACTGTCGCCTGGAACGGGTAGAGGTTGGAGACCAGCAGGTCGAACGCCGCCACGCCCAGCTCGTCGAGCTGTGCCACGTGCGTGTCCTTGCGCAGGTCCGCGAGGAGGCCGGCGTGCACCTTCGGGTGCAGGGTCTTCACCCGGCCGTCGAGCACCTCGGGGAAGCCGGTCACCGTCTCCACAGGCGTCACCGGAACCCCGGCGGCGGCGATGGTGCCCGCCGTGCTGCCGGTGGACACGATCTCCACACCGGCCGCGTGCAGGGCCTGAGCCAGCTCGACCAGCCCGGTCTTGTCGTAGACGCTGACAAGCGCCCGCCGAATCGGGCGGCGCCCGTCCTGAGTGGGACTCACGGAACCGTGACCTTCCTTCCGGTGATGGTCCAGCCTTCGCGGACCAGGCGGCCGACCTGCTCGACGAGCTGGCGGCGCTCGGCTTCCTTGATGCGCTCGGTGAGCGCGTCCACGTCGTCGTCGTCGAGCACCGGCACCGCGACCTGCGCCACGATCGGCCCGGTGTCCATGCCGGCGTCGACGAAGAAGAGCGTGGCACCGGTGAGCTTCACGCCGTAGGCGAGGGCGTCACGCGGGCCGTGGATGCCGGGGAACGCCGGCAGCAGGGTGTTGTGGGTGTTCAGGTAGCGGTCGCCGAAGGCGGCGAGGAAGTGCGGGCCCACCAGTTTGAGGAAGCCGGCGGAGATGACCAGGTCGGGCTGGTGTTTGGCGACGTGCGCGGTGAGCGCGACGTCCCAGTCCTCCCGGGTGTCGTGGTCGCGGACCCGCTCGACGAACGTCGGCACCCCCGCCGCGTCGGCCCGGTCCAGGCCCGCGATGCCGTCGCGGTCCGCGCCGACCGCGACGACCTGTGCGCCGTACGCGGGATCGACTGCGGCGTCCAGCAGGGCCTGCAGATTACTCCCGGAGCCGGAGATGAGGACGACGATGCGGGCGACGGACGCGGGCTCGGTCACCGGGCCACCCTATCGGGCAGGTCAGGACGCCCCTCGGTTGGGCGGTTCGCCGATCTGTGACAGTGACCGACGGGCGGAGTGAGCGGTTATCGGGAGTAACGCGTGGTATGTCGTCACGCTGCTGTGCTGTGCCTGAGGTGGTCTGACCGCGATCATGGGTGGGAACAACAGCAGCAACTGACGGAACCAGTCCAAGGAGCTTCTCGAATGCAGCCCGGCAATCCCGGTCAGGACCCGTACGGCCAGCAGCCCAACCAGGACCCGACCGCACCCCAGCCGCCGCACGACCCGTACGCCCCGCCGCCGGCCGCCCCGTACGGCCAGCAGCCCACCTCGGGTCAGCCCTACGGCCAGCCCACCTCGGGTCAGCCCTACGGCCAGCCGCCGGCGGCTCCGTACGGCCAGCAGCCCGGCGCCCCGTACGGTCAGCAGCCGCAGGACCCGTACGGCGCACCGCAGGCCCCGTACGGCCAGCAGCAGCCCTACGGCGCCCCGACGTACCCGAACGCCGGCTACCCACAGCAGCAGGGCCAGAACAACACCCTGGGCCTGGTGTCGATGATCCTCGGCATCGCGTCGATCCCGCTGATCTGCTGCCTCTACCTGGGCATCCCGGTGGGCATCGCGGGCGTGGTGACCGGCTACCTCGCCAAGCAGAAGGTCGCCCAGGGCCAGGCCAGCAACGCCGGCCAGGCCAAGACCGGCCTGATCTGCGGCGCGGTCGGCGTCGGCCTGGGCATCCTGCTGCTCATCGTGGGCATCCTGGGCAACTTCAACCTGCCGACCGAGCCCTGACGAGACGCTGCTCCCGACGGGGCGCTCCGGATTCGTCCGGGGCGCCCCGCGCCGTCTCCGCACCCCTGCCGGCCAGACCCACCGACGGCCGGGCCGCCGTTCGCCGGGCCGCCGTTCGCCGGGCCGCCGTTCGCCGGGCCGCCGTTGGCCGGGCCGCCGTTGGCCGGGCCGCCGTTGGCCGGGCCGCCGTTGGCCGGGCCGCCGTTCGCCGGGCCGCCGTTGGCCGGGCCGCCGTTCGCCGTCGTGCCGGGCGGGTGGTCAGGCTCCGGGCCGGACCGGCGGTGTCTGGGCGGCGCGCGGGCTCCGGACGAGCACCCGGGTGGCAGCGGCGCCGAGCAGCGCGCCGACCGCGACGACCCCGGCCGCCACCGCGCCGACCTGCCAGGCCACCGGCCCGAGCTGCGCCAGCCGCCCGGCGCCGAGCGGCCCACCGGACGCCGCGGCGGCGACGCCGAGCAGCACGCCGGCCACCGGCCCGGCCAGCGCCGCCGGCGCCAACAGCTCCGCCCACCGCCGTGGCGGCCGATCCGGCCCGCCGGACCGGGCCAGCCGGCGGGCGAGCAACCAACCGGCGACCATCCCGGCCAGGACCGGCACCGCGAGCAGCAGGGCGCCGACGCCGTCCACCGGGCCGCGCGGCAGACCAGCGAGCAGCGGTACGGCCGGCAGCGCGCCGACAGACACCTCACTGGTGCGCACGGCCGTGTCGACGCCGACCGCGAAGCCCGGCCCGAGCAGGTAGCTTGTCGACCAGACCGCGGCGTTCGGCGCGTACGCCATGCTGACCACTGTGATCCCGGCCTGCCCGGCCACCCCGGTCCGGTACGCGCCGATCATGTCCGCGGCGTCACCGCCACCGGTGGCCACGGCCAGGCCGGCCGCCCCCGCGCCCGCACCGAGCAGCAGAAGCGCGGCAACCAGCCCGGTGCGTACGCCGTCGCGCAGCGGCCCGGGGATCCGGGTGACGAGCAGCCGGGTCACGGCGGTGATCCGGATCGCGCCGACCAGCGCGCCGAGCGTGCCGACCACCGCGAACGTGGCCGCCGCCCGCACCGGGGACACCTGCGGCCCGCTCGCGCCGATCAGCACCGCGGCGAGCGCGCCGAGCAGCGCGTACGCCAGGCCGACAGCTCCGGCGGCGATAAGCGCGCGGCGCGGTGAGCGGGTGTCACGGGCACCTATCGCGCGACTCACGTGCACGCCGGCGCGGGTCAGTCGCCAGAGCGCGAGGACGGTGAGCGCCAGCGGGGCGAGCCCGAACGGGCCCGCCTCGGTGTGCAGCGGCACCCCGTGCCCCACCAGCCAACCCGCCAGCGCGGTGCGCAGAGTGCCGCCCAGCGTGGTGGAGTCCGCGCCGAGCTGGACCAGGCCGAGCACGATGGCGACCGGCAGGTACGAGGTGAGGGCCGCCCCGGCGGCGGCCACCCCGGCGGCGACGGGCAGTGGCGCACGCCCACGCGGCGACCCACCGGCGCGCGGCGCGGGCACCCGCCGACGCGGCGTGGCGCGGTCGACCGGCCGGTCGTCGGCGCGTACGCCGCCGGCCCGGCTGGGTGGGTCAGGGGTGACGGGGGACATCCGCTCTACTCTGGCACGTCGCGCGGGCGGTGGCAGTCCGTTAACCCGCCCCGGAGGGCGGCGAGTTGGGCGAACCGCGGTCGGAGGCGCCCCGCCGGGTCTAGCGTCGGGCCAGAGGGGGTGGCCGTCGTCGCCAACCGGGTCGCATCCACCGGTCGCGGCCCGGGTCGGCCCGCCGCCCACGACAGCCCGGAGGCACCCGTGACGACCGCATACCCGCCACCCCCACCGGCCAGGGGACGCGACCGCACCACGCTCTGGGGCGTGCTTGGCATCGTCCTCGGTCTGATCTGTTGCGGCATCCTCGGCATCATCTTCGGCTACCTGTCGCTGCGCGACGCGCGGCGCAACGGCAAGTCGCCGGTTCTCGGCTACCTCGCCATCGTGTTCGGCGTGATCAACATCATCGGCGGCTCGATCCTGCGTCTCACCGGCAACTACCCGTTCTGGAACAACGACTGACCCGCCGGTACGACGAAGGGGCCGACCGGAACCGGTCGACCCCTTCGCTGTTGCCGTGCCGGCTCAGCTGCCGGACATGATCTCCCGCATCAGCTTGGCGGTCTCGGTAGGCGTCTTGCCGACCTTGACGCCGACGGCTTCGAGCGCCGCCTGCTTCGCCTCGGCGGTACCGGCCGAGCCGGAGATGATCGCCCCGGCGTGACCCATGGTCTTGCCGGGAGGCGCGGTGAAGCCGGCGATGTAGCCGACCACCGGCTTGGTGACGTTGCCCTTGATGAACTCGGCGGCCCGCTCCTCGGCGTCGCCACCGATCTCACCGATCATCACGATGGCGTCGGTCTCCGGGTCGGCCTCGAACGCCTTGAGGGCGTCGATGTGCGTGGTGCCGATGATCGGGTCGCCGCCGATGCCGACGCACGTGGAGAAGCCGATGTCACGCAGCTCGTACATCATCTGGTAGGTGAGCGTGCCGCTCTTGCTGACCAGGCCGATGCGGCCGGCGCCGGTGATGTCGGCCGGGATGATGCCGGCGTTGGAGGCGCCCGGCGAGGCGATGCCGGGGCAGTTCGGCCCGATGATCCGGGTCCGCTCGCCCTGCGCGAGGTTGTACGCCCAGAACGCGGCGGTGTCGTGCACCGGCACGCCCTCGGTGATCACCACGGCCAACGGGATCGCGGCGTCGATCGCCTCGACGACGGCGGCCCTGGTGAACTGCGGCGGCACGAAGATGACAGAGACGTCGGCCCCGGTCTCGGCCATGGCGTCCGCCACGGACGCGAAGACCGGCAGCTCGGTACCGTCGAAGTCGACCTTCTGGCCCGCCTTGCGCGGGTTGACGCCGCCCACCACGTTGGTGCCGGCGGCGAGCATCCGCCGGGT
The DNA window shown above is from Micromonospora lupini and carries:
- the sucD gene encoding succinate--CoA ligase subunit alpha, translating into MAIWLTKDSKVIVQGMTGSEGSKHTRRMLAAGTNVVGGVNPRKAGQKVDFDGTELPVFASVADAMAETGADVSVIFVPPQFTRAAVVEAIDAAIPLAVVITEGVPVHDTAAFWAYNLAQGERTRIIGPNCPGIASPGASNAGIIPADITGAGRIGLVSKSGTLTYQMMYELRDIGFSTCVGIGGDPIIGTTHIDALKAFEADPETDAIVMIGEIGGDAEERAAEFIKGNVTKPVVGYIAGFTAPPGKTMGHAGAIISGSAGTAEAKQAALEAVGVKVGKTPTETAKLMREIMSGS
- a CDS encoding DUF4190 domain-containing protein → MTTAYPPPPPARGRDRTTLWGVLGIVLGLICCGILGIIFGYLSLRDARRNGKSPVLGYLAIVFGVINIIGGSILRLTGNYPFWNND
- a CDS encoding ABC transporter ATP-binding protein, encoding MTAPASSTKVRGETILSVDNLVKHFPISQGVLFQRQIGAVKAVDGVSFELRRGETLGVVGESGCGKSTLARLLMRLETPTSGRATLEGKDLFKASGSELRRLRRNMQMVMQDPYTSLNPRMTVGDIIGEPFEIHPDAAPKGSKARRVQELLDVVGLNPEHINRYPHQFSGGQRQRIGIARALALRPEVIVCDEPVSALDVSIQAQVINLLEQLQDEFGLSYIFIAHDLSVVRHIADRVAVMYLGRIVEIGTEDEIYERATHPYTQALLSAVPVPDPEVRDQRNMIRLVGDVPSPADPPSGCHFRTRCWKAQDICAKEDPQTVPRAADPHPSACHFAELRPPTPA
- the purH gene encoding bifunctional phosphoribosylaminoimidazolecarboxamide formyltransferase/IMP cyclohydrolase, with the translated sequence MSPTQDGRRPIRRALVSVYDKTGLVELAQALHAAGVEIVSTGSTAGTIAAAGVPVTPVETVTGFPEVLDGRVKTLHPKVHAGLLADLRKDTHVAQLDELGVAAFDLLVSNLYPFQATVASGAGVEECVEQIDIGGPAMVRAAAKNHASVAVLTDPAGYPALLGALDEGGFTLAQRRALAARAFADIAEYDVAVAQWCARELAPADDSWPQFAGLALRKSTALRYGENPHQPAALYTDPDAPAGLAQAEQLHGKEMSYNNYVDADAAWRAANDFTDQPAVAIIKHANPCGIAVGADVAEAHRRAHACDPVSAFGGVIAVNRSVSVELARQVAEIFTEVVVAPGFDEGAVEVLQGKKNIRLLRAPAWTPALVELRSVTGGVLAQVADRVDAPGDDPANWQLATGEAADEELLRDLAFAWRAVRAVKSNAILLAKDAATVGVGMGQVNRVDSAQLAVTRAGADRARGSVAASDAFFPFADGPQILIDAGVRAIVQPGGSIRDEEVIEAARKANVTMYLTGTRHFFH
- the purN gene encoding phosphoribosylglycinamide formyltransferase, whose protein sequence is MTEPASVARIVVLISGSGSNLQALLDAAVDPAYGAQVVAVGADRDGIAGLDRADAAGVPTFVERVRDHDTREDWDVALTAHVAKHQPDLVISAGFLKLVGPHFLAAFGDRYLNTHNTLLPAFPGIHGPRDALAYGVKLTGATLFFVDAGMDTGPIVAQVAVPVLDDDDVDALTERIKEAERRQLVEQVGRLVREGWTITGRKVTVP
- a CDS encoding cell division protein PerM, producing MSPVTPDPPSRAGGVRADDRPVDRATPRRRVPAPRAGGSPRGRAPLPVAAGVAAAGAALTSYLPVAIVLGLVQLGADSTTLGGTLRTALAGWLVGHGVPLHTEAGPFGLAPLALTVLALWRLTRAGVHVSRAIGARDTRSPRRALIAAGAVGLAYALLGALAAVLIGASGPQVSPVRAAATFAVVGTLGALVGAIRITAVTRLLVTRIPGPLRDGVRTGLVAALLLLGAGAGAAGLAVATGGGDAADMIGAYRTGVAGQAGITVVSMAYAPNAAVWSTSYLLGPGFAVGVDTAVRTSEVSVGALPAVPLLAGLPRGPVDGVGALLLAVPVLAGMVAGWLLARRLARSGGPDRPPRRWAELLAPAALAGPVAGVLLGVAAAASGGPLGAGRLAQLGPVAWQVGAVAAGVVAVGALLGAAATRVLVRSPRAAQTPPVRPGA
- a CDS encoding DUF4190 domain-containing protein yields the protein MQPGNPGQDPYGQQPNQDPTAPQPPHDPYAPPPAAPYGQQPTSGQPYGQPTSGQPYGQPPAAPYGQQPGAPYGQQPQDPYGAPQAPYGQQQPYGAPTYPNAGYPQQQGQNNTLGLVSMILGIASIPLICCLYLGIPVGIAGVVTGYLAKQKVAQGQASNAGQAKTGLICGAVGVGLGILLLIVGILGNFNLPTEP